In the genome of Notamacropus eugenii isolate mMacEug1 chromosome 5, mMacEug1.pri_v2, whole genome shotgun sequence, one region contains:
- the NFKBID gene encoding NF-kappa-B inhibitor delta, protein MGPRGGGWRGLMLGYHRNQGLGNPSLDLRERTTRGGGGTRTEDRVHGGGSWGGFGRLPGFQDVRRRRWGREETEARGWGRAPTWETLPLFSHERASEEEGEGPLHYPGLQITLTLGLSSFPPTPTSTVSRGERSHCPSQTVKKLLEAQRRRRQSGTSYQPQGQGPATSSTETEPGLGPFPEAPEVQVAGLGAPSAPPAQTPGWDLEAHALYPDCHYHCATSTEAFFTPGLFTPTEPGGLPSFPPLLEGPVDAPGLYVEPSPPPAGPWGVPGPPQLLAPQGASLDAARAEVHALGLQRLLTQDEEGDTLLHLFAAQGLRWSSYAAAEVLQGCGQLDIREHQGKTPLLVAAAANQPLIVQDLLTLGADPNATDHRGRTILHLAATYGLPGVLTAVFNSGIQVDMETRDFEGLTPLHAAVLSLNEATQQPACSPRTMSVPARDRLACVQMLLQMGADHTSQEFKSSKTVLHLAVQGANLSLVQMLLDLPNGDLKAFVNMKAHGNTALHMAAALPPGFPQEPIIRGLLAAGADPALRNLENEQPAHLLGPGPASEVLRQLLKRSRALPLASSS, encoded by the exons ATGGGTCCACGAGGAGGAGGCTGGAGGGGATTGATGCTCGGGTACCACAGAAATCAAGGGCTGGGGAATCCGAGCTTGGATCTCAGAGAAAGGACGACTAGAGGGGGCGGCGGGACGCGAACAGAAGACAGGGTCCACGGGGGCGGGAGCTGGGGCG GATTCGGCCGCCTCCCTGGTTTCCAAGACGTGAGAAGAAGGAGATGGGGtcgggaggaaactgaggcgagggggtggggaagagctCCCACGTGGGAAACCCTACCTCTATTTTCCCATGAGAGAGCTAgcgaagaagagggagaggggccCCTCCACTACCCTGGACTCCAGATAACCCTCACGCTTGGgctctcctccttcccacccacccccacgtCCACAGTGAGCCGGGGTGAGCGCAGCCACTGCCCCTCCCAGACCGTGAAGAAACTGCTGGAGGCTCAAAGGCGGCGGAGGCAATCTGGCACCAGCTACCAGCCTCAG GGACAAGGCCCTGCGACCTCTTCCACTGAGACAGAACCAG GTCTTGGCCCGTTCCCAGAGGCCCCAGAAGTTCAGGTGGCTGGCCTTGGGGCCCCGTCTGCTCCCCCAGCCCAGACCCCAGGGTGGGACCTGGAAGCCCATGCCTTGTACCCCGACTGCCACTACCACTGCGCAACTTCTACCGAAGCTTTCTTCACTCCTGGCCTCTTCACACCCACGGAGCCTGGAGGgctgccttcctttcctcccctcctggAG GGCCCTGTGGATGCCCCTGGACTCTATGTAGAGCCGAGCCCTCCTCCAGCTGGCCCCTGGGGGGTCCCAGGGCCCCCTCAGCTTCTGGCTCCACAGGGGGCTTCACTGGATGCAGCTCGGGCTGAGGTTCATGCTCTGGGGCTGCAGCGGCTGCTGACTCAGGATGAAGAGGGGGACAC GCTTCTTCACCTGTTTGCTGCCCAAGGCCTACGCTGGTCATCCTATGCCGCGGCAGAGGTCCTGCAGGGCTGTGGACAGCTGGACATTCGGGAACACCAAGGAAAG ACACCACTCTTGGTAGCTGCCGCAGCCAACCAACCACTGATTGTCCAGGACCTGTTAACCCTGGGAGCTGACCCCAATGCCACTGACCACCGTGGCCGAACCATCCTCCACCTGGCTGCCACTTATGGCCTCCCTGGGGTCCTCACT GCTGTGTTTAACTCAGGCATTCAGGTGGACATGGAGACCAGGGACTTTGAGG GCCTCACGCCTCTGCATGCTGCTGTTCTCTCCCTCAATGAAGCCACGCAGCAGCCAGCTTGCAGCCCCAGAACAATGAGCGTCCCAGCACGGGACAGACTTGCCTGTGTTCAGATGCTGTTACAGATGGGTGCTGACCATACCAGCCAG GAATTCAAGAGCAGTAAAACTGTTCTGCACCTGGCTGTCCAGGGTGCCAATCTCTCCCTCGTCCAGATGTTGCTGGACCTGCCAAATGGGGATCTAAAGGCCTTTGTGAACATGAAG GCCCATGGGAACACGGCCTTGCACATGGCAGCTGCCCTGCCCCCAGGATTTCCCCAGGAGCCCATCATTCGGGGGCTTCTGGCAGCAGGGGCAGATCCCGCCCTTCGAAATCTGGAGAATGAGCAGCCTGCCCACCTGCTGGGACCTGGACCAGCCTCTGAAGTA CTTCGGCAGCTGTTGAAGAGAAGCCGGGCCCTCCCTCTGGCCTCGTCCTCATAG